A part of Xenopus tropicalis strain Nigerian chromosome 4, UCB_Xtro_10.0, whole genome shotgun sequence genomic DNA contains:
- the hnrnpul2 gene encoding heterogeneous nuclear ribonucleoprotein U-like protein 2 isoform X1 has protein sequence MSGLDPRRMKVTELRAELQRRGLESRGLKAELCERLQEALDSELLGGDEEKGAFIQEMAGGDEELALELGDEEDEEEMLHEGQEDEEEDFNPNEVEAVAAQENDAVPVKKQLEEETDSQAEKIEPPPVVEEEESDMGVESLNGAASKTDPGDSVAEECGDEEKSETAESSQNKVELADSRSSEPKRYGVKRIREDEQNGRTYHEFKEEAYYSRSKSPVPPEEEDSEVDENIVCLDKLTCDLQLKLDKDQFGGRPLFYEKFPSLWSGSRATHGVTKGKVYFEIKVTENLPQKEGCTETPLLRVGWSVAQSSSQLGEDDLSYAYDSRGLKVTSSHFDPYGDTFGENDVIGCFADLEGDSVDLFFSKNGENLGEAFHLEKEVADQPLFPHVLCKGCVFQVNFGQKDEAWHPPPDGFIFLKDAQPEDLARSLESPETEEYEVLLMIGLPGSGKTTWALNHSQENSEKKYLLLSTDILLPQLKTAGPDPQQEDSKAKDSLTQLATQCLIRLIPLAARRKRNYIIDQCTVYNSAQRRKMNCFKGFQRKAVVVVPSEEEWKKRVEQRKEKEGEIIPETVLLEMKANFNIPKKTDYLHEILYPELDCDEAEALIIAAKKEARQLLPAPEKRGNRMHKRNRSDRGRGGYHGTGNYQQRDYGNRMFMNHPRQQMYHQQQQRSYWAPQRGGYQNYYDQYPAQQNRYYGQYQNYRQQNRGVSSSFFPMCFFRVDSTLSVYSFVLVFIVSHAVKGIKLLKPFQVKMKTCGCSALVHF, from the exons ATGAGCGGCCTGGATCCACGGAGGATGAAAGTGACTGAGCTGCGGGCTGAGCTGCAACGCAGAGGCCTGGAGAGCCGTGGATTAAAAGCAGAGCTGTGCGAGAGGTTGCAGGAAGCTCTCGATTCTGAACTCCTAGGGGGCGATGAAGAGAAAGGGGCTTTTATACAGGAAATGGCTGGGGGTGATGAAGAGCTGGCTCTGGAACTAGGGGACGAAGAGGATGAAGAGGAGATGCTACATGAAGGTCAGGAGGATGAGGAGGAAGATTTTAATCCAAATGAGGTGGAAGCAGTGGCAGCCCAGGAAAATGATGCTGTACCTGTAAAGAAACAACTTGAAGAGGAGACTGACTCACAGGCTGAGAAAATAGAACCCCCTCCTGTTGTAGAAGAGGAGGAATCTGATATGGGGGTCGAATCCCTAAATGGAGCAGCTTCAAAAACAGACCCAGGGGACTCGGTTGCAGAGGAGTGTGGGGACGAAGAAAAATCTGAAACGG CTGAGAGTAGCCAGAATAAAGTGGAGTTGGCTGATTCAAGGAGCTCTGAGCCAAAACGTTACGGGGTTAAGAGAATAAGGGAGGATGAACAGAATGGTCGAACATACCATGAATTCAAAGAGGAGGCATATTACAGCAG ATCAAAGTCTCCAGTTCCTCCTGAAGAGGAAGACAGCGAAGTAGATGAAAACATTGTGTGCTTGGATAAAT TGACTTGTGACTTGCAGTTGAAACTGGATAAGGACCAATTTGGAGGGAGACCACTTTTCTATGAAAAATTCCCTTCATTGTGGTCAGGTTCACGGGCCACTCATGGAGTGACTAAGGGAAAAGTCTACTTTGAAATCAAG gtaACAGAGAATTTACCACAAAAGGAAGGGTGCACAGAAACTCCATTGTTACGTGTTGGTTGGTCTGTTGCCCAGTCATCGTCTCAGCTTG GTGAAGATGACTTATCCTATGCTTATGATAGTAGAGGCCTGAAAGTCACCAGCTCGCATTTTGATCCATATGGGGACACATTTGGAGAAAATgatgtgattggctgctttgcT GACTTGGAAGGTGACTCTGTGGatctttttttctccaaaaatggGGAGAATTTAGGTGAAGCGTTCCACTTGGAAAAGGAAGTGGCAGACCAGCCATTGTTTCCTCATGTGCTATGCAAAGGTTGTGTGTTTCAGGTCAATTTTGGGCAAAAAGATGAGGCCTGGCACCCACCACCTGATGGGTTCATTTTCCTGAAGGATGCCCAACCTGAAGACCTGGCAAGGTCATTAGAATCCCCAGAGACAGAGGAGTATGAG gTTTTGCTAATGATTGGCCTTCCAGGATCTGGAAAAACTACATGGGCTCTGAATCACAGCCAGGAGAActctgaaaaaaaatatctgcTCTTGAGCACTGACATACTGCTTCCACAATTGAAG accGCAGGACCCGACCCACAGCAGGAAGATTCTAAAGCTAAAGATAGTTTAACCCAGCTAGCCACACAGTGTCTAATCAGATTGATTCCACTTGCCGCCCGCAGAAAGAGAAATTACATAATAGATCAG TGCACAGTTTATAACTCTGCTCAACGCAGGAAGATGAATTGCTTTAAAGGCTTCCAGCGGAAGGCAGTCGTGGTCGTGCCTAGTGAGGAAGAATGGAAGAAAAGGGTAGAACAGCGGAAAGAAAAGGAAGGGGAGATCATTCCTGAAACGGTTCTCCTTGAGATGAAAG CCAACTTTAATATTCCTAAAAAGACCGATTACCTGCATGAAATCCTCTATCCAGAGCTGGACTGTGATGAGGCAGAGGCTCTTATAATTGCAGCCAAAAAAGAGGCACGTCAGCTGCTGCCTGCTCCTGAAAAGAGAGGAAATCGTATGCACAAGAGGAATCGCTCAGACAGGGGGCGGGGGGGATACCATGGTACAG GCAATTATCAGCAGAGAGACTACGGTAACCGCATGTTTATGAATCACCCAAGGCAGCAGATGTACCATCAGCAGCAACAGCGATCCTACTGGGCACCACAGAGAGGA GGCTATCAGAACTATTATGACCAGTATCCAGCTCAGCAGAACAGATACTATGGTCAGTACCAGAACTACAGACAGCAGAATAGAGGGGTGAGTTCATCATTTTTTCCTATGTGTTTCTTTAGGGTAGATTCCACTCTTTCTGTTTAttcttttgttttagtttttattGTTTCACACGCAGTTAAAGGGATAAAATTGCTTAAACCATTCCAAGTCAAAATGAAAACCTGTGGATGTTCTGCTTTAGTTCACTTCTGA
- the hnrnpul2 gene encoding heterogeneous nuclear ribonucleoprotein U-like protein 2 isoform X2: MSGLDPRRMKVTELRAELQRRGLESRGLKAELCERLQEALDSELLGGDEEKGAFIQEMAGGDEELALELGDEEDEEEMLHEGQEDEEEDFNPNEVEAVAAQENDAVPVKKQLEEETDSQAEKIEPPPVVEEEESDMGVESLNGAASKTDPGDSVAEECGDEEKSETAESSQNKVELADSRSSEPKRYGVKRIREDEQNGRTYHEFKEEAYYSRSKSPVPPEEEDSEVDENIVCLDKLTCDLQLKLDKDQFGGRPLFYEKFPSLWSGSRATHGVTKGKVYFEIKVTENLPQKEGCTETPLLRVGWSVAQSSSQLGEDDLSYAYDSRGLKVTSSHFDPYGDTFGENDVIGCFADLEGDSVDLFFSKNGENLGEAFHLEKEVADQPLFPHVLCKGCVFQVNFGQKDEAWHPPPDGFIFLKDAQPEDLARSLESPETEEYEVLLMIGLPGSGKTTWALNHSQENSEKKYLLLSTDILLPQLKTAGPDPQQEDSKAKDSLTQLATQCLIRLIPLAARRKRNYIIDQCTVYNSAQRRKMNCFKGFQRKAVVVVPSEEEWKKRVEQRKEKEGEIIPETVLLEMKANFNIPKKTDYLHEILYPELDCDEAEALIIAAKKEARQLLPAPEKRGNRMHKRNRSDRGRGGYHGTGNYQQRDYGNRMFMNHPRQQMYHQQQQRSYWAPQRGGYQNYYDQYPAQQNRYYGQYQNYRQQNRGHWQNYEDRTQHWNYQGYRGRR, encoded by the exons ATGAGCGGCCTGGATCCACGGAGGATGAAAGTGACTGAGCTGCGGGCTGAGCTGCAACGCAGAGGCCTGGAGAGCCGTGGATTAAAAGCAGAGCTGTGCGAGAGGTTGCAGGAAGCTCTCGATTCTGAACTCCTAGGGGGCGATGAAGAGAAAGGGGCTTTTATACAGGAAATGGCTGGGGGTGATGAAGAGCTGGCTCTGGAACTAGGGGACGAAGAGGATGAAGAGGAGATGCTACATGAAGGTCAGGAGGATGAGGAGGAAGATTTTAATCCAAATGAGGTGGAAGCAGTGGCAGCCCAGGAAAATGATGCTGTACCTGTAAAGAAACAACTTGAAGAGGAGACTGACTCACAGGCTGAGAAAATAGAACCCCCTCCTGTTGTAGAAGAGGAGGAATCTGATATGGGGGTCGAATCCCTAAATGGAGCAGCTTCAAAAACAGACCCAGGGGACTCGGTTGCAGAGGAGTGTGGGGACGAAGAAAAATCTGAAACGG CTGAGAGTAGCCAGAATAAAGTGGAGTTGGCTGATTCAAGGAGCTCTGAGCCAAAACGTTACGGGGTTAAGAGAATAAGGGAGGATGAACAGAATGGTCGAACATACCATGAATTCAAAGAGGAGGCATATTACAGCAG ATCAAAGTCTCCAGTTCCTCCTGAAGAGGAAGACAGCGAAGTAGATGAAAACATTGTGTGCTTGGATAAAT TGACTTGTGACTTGCAGTTGAAACTGGATAAGGACCAATTTGGAGGGAGACCACTTTTCTATGAAAAATTCCCTTCATTGTGGTCAGGTTCACGGGCCACTCATGGAGTGACTAAGGGAAAAGTCTACTTTGAAATCAAG gtaACAGAGAATTTACCACAAAAGGAAGGGTGCACAGAAACTCCATTGTTACGTGTTGGTTGGTCTGTTGCCCAGTCATCGTCTCAGCTTG GTGAAGATGACTTATCCTATGCTTATGATAGTAGAGGCCTGAAAGTCACCAGCTCGCATTTTGATCCATATGGGGACACATTTGGAGAAAATgatgtgattggctgctttgcT GACTTGGAAGGTGACTCTGTGGatctttttttctccaaaaatggGGAGAATTTAGGTGAAGCGTTCCACTTGGAAAAGGAAGTGGCAGACCAGCCATTGTTTCCTCATGTGCTATGCAAAGGTTGTGTGTTTCAGGTCAATTTTGGGCAAAAAGATGAGGCCTGGCACCCACCACCTGATGGGTTCATTTTCCTGAAGGATGCCCAACCTGAAGACCTGGCAAGGTCATTAGAATCCCCAGAGACAGAGGAGTATGAG gTTTTGCTAATGATTGGCCTTCCAGGATCTGGAAAAACTACATGGGCTCTGAATCACAGCCAGGAGAActctgaaaaaaaatatctgcTCTTGAGCACTGACATACTGCTTCCACAATTGAAG accGCAGGACCCGACCCACAGCAGGAAGATTCTAAAGCTAAAGATAGTTTAACCCAGCTAGCCACACAGTGTCTAATCAGATTGATTCCACTTGCCGCCCGCAGAAAGAGAAATTACATAATAGATCAG TGCACAGTTTATAACTCTGCTCAACGCAGGAAGATGAATTGCTTTAAAGGCTTCCAGCGGAAGGCAGTCGTGGTCGTGCCTAGTGAGGAAGAATGGAAGAAAAGGGTAGAACAGCGGAAAGAAAAGGAAGGGGAGATCATTCCTGAAACGGTTCTCCTTGAGATGAAAG CCAACTTTAATATTCCTAAAAAGACCGATTACCTGCATGAAATCCTCTATCCAGAGCTGGACTGTGATGAGGCAGAGGCTCTTATAATTGCAGCCAAAAAAGAGGCACGTCAGCTGCTGCCTGCTCCTGAAAAGAGAGGAAATCGTATGCACAAGAGGAATCGCTCAGACAGGGGGCGGGGGGGATACCATGGTACAG GCAATTATCAGCAGAGAGACTACGGTAACCGCATGTTTATGAATCACCCAAGGCAGCAGATGTACCATCAGCAGCAACAGCGATCCTACTGGGCACCACAGAGAGGA GGCTATCAGAACTATTATGACCAGTATCCAGCTCAGCAGAACAGATACTATGGTCAGTACCAGAACTACAGACAGCAGAATAGAGGG
- the hnrnpul2 gene encoding heterogeneous nuclear ribonucleoprotein U-like protein 2 (The RefSeq protein has 1 substitution compared to this genomic sequence) yields MSGLDPRRMKVTELRAELQRRGLESRGLKAELCERLQEALDSELLGGDEEKGAFIQEMAGGDEELALELGDEEDEEEMLHEGQEDEEEDFNPNEVEAVAAQENDAVPVKKQLEEETDSQAEKIEPPPVVEEEESDMGVESLNGAASKTDPGDSVAEECGDEEKSETAESSQNKVELADSRSSEPKRYGVKRIREDEQNGRTYHEFKEEAYYSRSKSPVPPEEEDSEVDENIVCLDKLTCDLQLKLDKDQFGGRPLFYEKFPSLWSGSRATHGVTKGKVYFEIKVTENLPQKEGCTETPLLRVGWSVAQSSSQLGEDDLSYAYDSRGLKVTSSHFDPYGDTFGENDVIGCFADLEGDSVDLFFSKNGENLGEAFHLEKEVADQPLFPHVLCKGCVFQVNFGQKDEAWHPPPDGFIFLKDAQPEDLARSLESPETEEYEVLLMIGLPGSGKTTWALNHSQENSEKKYLLLSTDILLPQLKTAGPDPQQEDSKAKDSLTQLATQCLIRLIPLAARRKRNYIIDQCTVYNSAQRRKMNCFKGFQRKAVVVVPSEEEWKKRVEQRKEKEGEIIPETVLLEMKANFNIPKKTDYLHEILYPELDCDEAEALIIAAKKEARQLLPAPEKRGNRMHKRNRSDRGRGGYHGTGNYQQRDYGNRMFMNHPRQQMYHQQQQRSYWAPPLWGTNCLACTVWGLLLYVRLSILNLCSALMYCLWLSVLLYLRLLSCSTVMPCRAFRVQNLV; encoded by the exons ATGAGCGGCCTGGATCCACGGAGGATGAAAGTGACTGAGCTGCGGGCTGAGCTGCAACGCAGAGGCCTGGAGAGCCGTGGATTAAAAGCAGAGCTGTGCGAGAGGTTGCAGGAAGCTCTCGATTCTGAACTCCTAGGGGGCGATGAAGAGAAAGGGGCTTTTATACAGGAAATGGCTGGGGGTGATGAAGAGCTGGCTCTGGAACTAGGGGACGAAGAGGATGAAGAGGAGATGCTACATGAAGGTCAGGAGGATGAGGAGGAAGATTTTAATCCAAATGAGGTGGAAGCAGTGGCAGCCCAGGAAAATGATGCTGTACCTGTAAAGAAACAACTTGAAGAGGAGACTGACTCACAGGCTGAGAAAATAGAACCCCCTCCTGTTGTAGAAGAGGAGGAATCTGATATGGGGGTCGAATCCCTAAATGGAGCAGCTTCAAAAACAGACCCAGGGGACTCGGTTGCAGAGGAGTGTGGGGACGAAGAAAAATCTGAAACGG CTGAGAGTAGCCAGAATAAAGTGGAGTTGGCTGATTCAAGGAGCTCTGAGCCAAAACGTTACGGGGTTAAGAGAATAAGGGAGGATGAACAGAATGGTCGAACATACCATGAATTCAAAGAGGAGGCATATTACAGCAG ATCAAAGTCTCCAGTTCCTCCTGAAGAGGAAGACAGCGAAGTAGATGAAAACATTGTGTGCTTGGATAAAT TGACTTGTGACTTGCAGTTGAAACTGGATAAGGACCAATTTGGAGGGAGACCACTTTTCTATGAAAAATTCCCTTCATTGTGGTCAGGTTCACGGGCCACTCATGGAGTGACTAAGGGAAAAGTCTACTTTGAAATCAAG gtaACAGAGAATTTACCACAAAAGGAAGGGTGCACAGAAACTCCATTGTTACGTGTTGGTTGGTCTGTTGCCCAGTCATCGTCTCAGCTTG GTGAAGATGACTTATCCTATGCTTATGATAGTAGAGGCCTGAAAGTCACCAGCTCGCATTTTGATCCATATGGGGACACATTTGGAGAAAATgatgtgattggctgctttgcT GACTTGGAAGGTGACTCTGTGGatctttttttctccaaaaatggGGAGAATTTAGGTGAAGCGTTCCACTTGGAAAAGGAAGTGGCAGACCAGCCATTGTTTCCTCATGTGCTATGCAAAGGTTGTGTGTTTCAGGTCAATTTTGGGCAAAAAGATGAGGCCTGGCACCCACCACCTGATGGGTTCATTTTCCTGAAGGATGCCCAACCTGAAGACCTGGCAAGGTCATTAGAATCCCCAGAGACAGAGGAGTATGAG gTTTTGCTAATGATTGGCCTTCCAGGATCTGGAAAAACTACATGGGCTCTGAATCACAGCCAGGAGAActctgaaaaaaaatatctgcTCTTGAGCACTGACATACTGCTTCCACAATTGAAG accGCAGGACCCGACCCACAGCAGGAAGATTCTAAAGCTAAAGATAGTTTAACCCAGCTAGCCACACAGTGTCTAATCAGATTGATTCCACTTGCCGCCCGCAGAAAGAGAAATTACATAATAGATCAG TGCACAGTTTATAACTCTGCTCAACGCAGGAAGATGAATTGCTTTAAAGGCTTCCAGCGGAAGGCAGTCGTGGTCGTGCCTAGTGAGGAAGAATGGAAGAAAAGGGTAGAACAGCGGAAAGAAAAGGAAGGGGAGATCATTCCTGAAACGGTTCTCCTTGAGATGAAAG CCAACTTTAATATTCCTAAAAAGACCGATTACCTGCATGAAATCCTCTATCCAGAGCTGGACTGTGATGAGGCAGAGGCTCTTATAATTGCAGCCAAAAAAGAGGCACGTCAGCTGCTGCCTGCTCCTGAAAAGAGAGGAAATCGTATGCACAAGAGGAATCGCTCAGACAGGGGGCGGGGGGGATACCATGGTACAG GCAATTATCAGCAGAGAGACTACGGTAACCGCATGTTTATGAATCACCCAAGGCAGCAGATGTACCATCAGCAGCAACAGCGATCCTACTGG